gtgctctttgatgaaggcaacAACTGTAATTCCAGTAGTGCTTCAGAGAGGAAtaacttcaacccatttggtaaaataccCCGTTGCcatgatgatgtattcatgctgcttcgaagatgctCGATTGATTTTCCCTATAATATCCAGTCCTCAGTTGTAGAAGGGCCATGGACTGCTCACAGAAtttaatgggagacaaggagtgtgaatgagaTTGTCGTGATCTTGGCATTGATGATATCTCCGAACATaagcggctgcatcatcttccatggttgtccAATAATAAatctcatgaatttggagaaataacttcttctttccttggtgttcacATTCGTGCATCTCCTTCAGGATTGTAAGAATTTCATGTTCAGCCAGGCATCTCAGGAGGTTTCCACCAAATATTTTGCGGTATaaaatcccttccaagtagacAAAACGCTTGGCCCTCTGAACGAGTTTGACTGCTACTTTCTTCTCTGATGGAAGATCGTTGTCGTGAAGATActttatgtaaggttctctccagttCCCAGTGTGATGGATTGTTAGAACCTCCAgatgatgaggtggtgtctgacaGTTGGGACATGATCCTTGTAGCATCCTCGACTGagcctccatggaaggccaattgTATCCGAGTCTTTGAAGCCTTCTATAAAGTGTAACCACTAGGGTATgcccacatatttcttcatgtatgcacTTGAGTTGTTCGCCGGCTTCCTCTTCTCCAAGGCATCGTGACAGGGATCCATCAGGGTTGCGGTAATATAACGCTCCGTGCAACAGGAAAAAGTTTTTAAGTTCCTTGAGACTAACTTTTCCTTCCGTGAGAGAAtttctcaattcatgaataatgggcgctcgccaatcgttcgaTTGAGTATCTTCGACTTGAGCAAGCTAGGTAGATGATACAGAGCGTCTTTgcacagtgatggatttctcaTACCCTTCGAGCTGCAGTTTGGATGCTAGAGTCGCTAGACAATCGGCATGTCTATTGTTGGTGCGGCCAGTATGAATAATTGTTGTATCAGAGAAATGAGTTAATAGTCGTTGTGCCTCAGTCCTGAATGGGGCAAGTGtcatttctttgagagagtatacgacattcatttgattgaccataAACTTCGAGTCCCCTCTGATTTCTAGGTATTTTGCTCCTGCTTTCTTAGCCAAAGATAGTCCtaggagaaaagcttcatattctgccgaGTTGCTGGTGcaatggaaatccagcttgaaggaatgtgagaagacttcaccggatggagatacCAGCACAATACCTGCTCCACCAGTATCATTTCTCGGAGTGGCAGACCCATCGAGGTATAATAGCAACGTTTCTTCCTGAATAATTGAGATCtctggaaactcaccgggcacttcttcatgtaacaTCGTGATATCTTCTCCAAGGAAAGCGGCAAGTAAATCTGCGACTGTTTGTCCTTTGATTGCTTTTGGAGGAACACATGCTACGTCAAATTCCGACATTtgaagtagccacttcgctggtcttccaATTAAAGCAGGTTTCGACagtaagaactttatgggatcggcTTTGGCTACCAGCACGACcctgtttgatagtagataatATTTGAACCTCTGGA
This DNA window, taken from Papaver somniferum cultivar HN1 chromosome 3, ASM357369v1, whole genome shotgun sequence, encodes the following:
- the LOC113359972 gene encoding uncharacterized protein LOC113359972, which produces MKYPVQGRPLILFTASSDVAIGALLSQEDEEGIERPIYYFSRTMRDDQLRYPKAERTCLALVHAIQRFKYYLLSNRVVLVAKADPIKFLLSKPALIGRPAKWLLQMSEFDVACVPPKAIKGQTVADLLAAFLGEDITMLHEEVPGEFPEISIIQEETLLLYLDGSATPRNDTGGAGIVLLAQVEDTQSNDWRAPIIHELRNSLTEGKVSLKELKNFFLLHGALYYRNPDGSLSRCLGEEEAGEQLKCIHEEICGHTLVVTLYRRLQRLGYNWPSMEAQSRMLQGSCPNCQTPPHHLEVLTIHHTGNWREPYIKYLHDNDLPSEKKVAVKLVQRAKRFVYLEGILYRKIFGGNLLRCLAEHEILTILKEMHECEHQGKKKLFLQIHEIYYWTTMEDDAAAYVRRYHQCQDHDNLIHTPCLPLNSVSSPWPFYN